The Anas platyrhynchos isolate ZD024472 breed Pekin duck chromosome 1, IASCAAS_PekinDuck_T2T, whole genome shotgun sequence genomic sequence AAAGCCACCAAAGTCAAAGAAGTCTTTCCAATAACTTCAGCTGCCAAGGGGTGAGCTTCCAGATCTGCCAGCAATAAAAACCCAAATCTACAGACTGTACAAGCCCAAGAATAACCTTGCCTTTCcagcaaaacactttttgtAGCCTGGGCTCAGTAATTCCTGTCATGGCACCTTTTGGAATTTACTGCACTGGACCTTAGAAGACATACAGATTAACAGGTTTCTGTCCAGTTTCACTTGAAGTCAGGGGAATTGCCATAGGATTTTGTTTGAATAAAAATGTCTGCTCCCAGCATTTGTCTTAAAGGGGTCTGGAATTACAGACATGCTATGTGTGCAATAACCACAAATGATAGTAGGAAGAGGATGAAAGGGAACATGTCAGTGACTATGGATGTGACTCTGTAGATACAGGGAAAAATGCAACCTTGCCTCTGCATCATGGTGTTCTGATTCATTAGCACAGCTTTTCTCCGTGTACCTATTGATCTTATTTGCTAGGCTGCCCTGCTCATTCTTACCCTGGTTTTGTTCTTCCGAGTGATATATCCCTTGTAGTCAATTTGGTTATGCTTCTCCTGAAGGTAAAATTGCACCCAGTTGTGCAAACCTAAGATCTGTTTACCACGCCTTGTTTCTCCAACAAAAACATGTTCAAAACCGCAAGAATCGGGTCTGTAATAAACCAAAGAATAATATATAGGTCTTTTGTTTGAATAGTTCAAATTGGCTGGGACAAAAGGCAAGAAAACGTACAAGCTTGCCTACACTAATTTGTGAACAGTTTCTTTATTTGTTAGGATAACTTTAGGGTTTTTTGGGTTTTCTTCTTACTTTGAACAAAACTTGAAGTGGAATCTAGCCACAAAGTTTATTTGATAATGAAGTGGTTAGTAAAAGTCACAGATGTATCTCATCTGCTTATTCTGATTTTAGCAAGACTTTTGACATCATGTCCTGTAACAGCAATGCAGACAAATTGATGAAGTACAGATTACAAAAGTAAATGATGTAATTGAAAAGTGGATGAACTTCTGCAGTTGAATGCCTGTGACTAGGGACGCATGGTCCAGCTGGAGACCAGTGTACCCCAAGGGTCAACGTTGTCTGTATCTGATCAGTAAGCCTTTAAACATGATCTGTGTGGGACCATTGAACACCTGACTTGGGCTGTATCCTGAGGCCATCTTCCAGTTCTGCATGTAACAGATGGAATTCAGGCTTACCGTTGCATAAATCAAAATAGCGTAAGATGATCAGGGGCCATATTCATCAGACATACCTGTCTCCTTCTTTCCTGGCATAGAGCTGGAACCAGATGTCATAGAGCTGATACTTGAAATCAGCAAGGTTTGGCTTTGCCaggttttttttaagcagataTTCATGAGctagctgaaagaaaaaacaaagatacATATGAAGTTTATAATTTGTAATTCAGTGTTTTCAGTGACTAAAAAAGATCTCTGTTACTCACTTTCATTACTCCAGTCATTAAAATAGCATCAAGAAAACAATTGTTTTCAGCTATTTCTTCTGGAGTCACTACTTCTTCTACTCCAGTTGATGTCTCATAGTTGTCCAATAAGGAAATAAAGgctgcagaaaaagagaaactttCAGCATGTTCATTCTGATGAACAGGCCATAATCATACCTGTGATCCAGTCATTAAAGCCATCATAAAAAGTTGCCATATATTATGTCAGTGCTCCTTTATGTGTCAGATTTCATTCTTGAGTACAGAGCTGGGTGTAGACTAGAGGTGGCTCAAAGCCAGACCAGTGCTGCACTTCTTTTTAAGATAAACTGCTCACAACTGAGCTCCTTTATGGAACAAAGTGGCTGATGCAATAATGACcttctaacaacaacaacaacaacaacaaaaatctgagCACCTAAATTACAGACCTATGTTTATGAACTTGAGCTATGCTGGCAGAAGGTTTTGTGGGAATTACTTCAGCAAAGGAATATCACAGCATGAGGTGACCCGCAATTGAGCTCATGGCCTCTGAGTAGAtgagttcattttctttgtatCCCCCTTTGCCACCTGCTGCCTCCTatcacttcagctgctcctgctctACCCTCAGTAGATTCTGAGGGATGATGAATCATACTAAACTGATAGAAAAATGCCTGAGGTCAAAACTAAGTCATTCCCTGCCAGATTAGTGAGCTGAAGTGACACAAGGTTGGATTCAGTGAGTACCAGAGCTGTACCACAGGGTAGGATTGTGTGGCTCAGAGAAGTGTGGGGGAATAGAGAAGAATGGTTCTTCCCATTAGACGAGCAGTTTGATCAGCTTAGCAACATAGTGCAGCTTCacccagggaaaagaaaaatcaggggAGGAAACATCTATTGATAGATAGACCCGAAGTATAACCTCAACAGAAGTGCAAGGCGTAGCTGAGGACCTAGTGCTGTCTGAGAGGGCCAGGAGCTGTGGCCAAAGGAGAAAAGATGACTGGCATTTTTTCAATACATGGGATAATGAAGAGAGTCTCATCCATTTCACTTTGTAGTTGAATAACTTCAGAAGAATTCAGATCTTGCTATGACACAAAAGGTGTTCTTCCTGACGCTGAGGATACAGGTAACCTTCGTGTAAACATTGGGTAAACTACTTGCAAATGACATGTAGCCCGATGTACCTCGCTTCCTTCTCATCTGACCATCCAAATTATATACACTGTTGTATTTCTTGTAAACACATAAAAACAACATGGATTATTCCTGTCACTTCCACCATTAACAAAAGAACGGGTCTCACTTGAGAACGTTTTTATGCTCTTCAGGCGATCTTCATTTACATTGTGAAACAGATGTCTGGCTGCGCTGTCCTGGACAGCACTGTCTCCTTGCTGTACGGCACCTGCTTTTCCCTAGGAGAAACACCAGAGTAAAATAACAATAGAAGCAATATGTTCTTAGAGGTGACAGTGGCTGCCTTTAAAATAATCAGAACAAAAAGCATAATCCTATCAGGACACTTTGTTAGGAATGGTCATCCTAAAGCAAGAGAAGATATTAGTGAAGAAATATCAGTGTAAAGAGAAAAGACATGATTTCTGACACACTAGAAATCTGAAATTTTTCTGTTGACTCTTGTTCACGGATGATTGTAATGACCCACATGATAGCTCAGTTATGAACAGTAGCCAGATCTGCTACTGAAATATATACACCACAAATGATAGAGGAGTAATGTAGAGCCAAGACTGATTCCCaacacaaacaaagaaaaatgagatttgGACACATTCTGTCTCTTCTCAGTACCCACTGCATACAGTTTATGAGTCCATGCAGTGCAGCAGAGATGTAGTTTGTCTCCTTATTACCAAGCCTGCCCCACAAGCAGTTCattgcagctctggcagctttggaCAGGTGCATGGTTGTACTCTGGAGTTTTCAAAGACTTGTAGCCAGCCATGTTTAAGGGCATCTTAATCAATGTGACAGTAAGTGCATCCAAAACAGAAAGGTGGCTTTTGTGATGATTTTCAGGTCTCTGATTCACAAAGGGCATTCtcaaggaaagaagagaaaagacagGCAGCTGTTAATTAACATGGGCAAGGGAGACCTAGAGCCTTGTTCTGAGAAATGAGGAAGATATGTGGGAGAAGCTTTCCCCTCACACATTAGGGCTGGAGGTACATTTCTTTCAAGTTTATTATCAATAGAAAACTATATCTGTATCTATATAACATCTATATCTATGTAACATTgaagatatagatatataactATATAACATTGCAGTAAAGAGTGTAAGCACTTTGAATACAAAATTGGTTACCAAATACTCAGTGACCTGCTGCACTTTGTGGCCAAAACACATGGTCATGCTTGTACCACACTGAGCTGGCAAAGAATGAAATGGCTGCTCATCAAATATGATACTTACACCTCCCTCACAGTTCTGTAGGAGTGTCAGCAACAACCTTGAAACCCTCCTCACCCACACCACTCTGCTATTCCATATTCTTCAGGTGAGGCTGATTCCTCAGTTTACTCCTTTACTCCAACAGGAATGACTTCGGACCTGCCTCCACTTCTCCTTTATGGGAAGTCGCCCAGACTGTACATGCAAGCAGTcgtacacacacatacatgtatgcacaACTGTACACTCACAGAAACATCCAGACCTCAGAACATCTCTAGTCCTGCTCAATGTATGATCGACACTGAATTCAGACCACGTTGTTCTGGCTGTCATCCTGTTGGGTCTTGAAAACCTGCAGAGATGGAAatttcacaacttctctgggcatcctgttccatttgtattttttcttgtcaAATTTCATGACGATCCTTCAGCCTGTTCTTCCAGCCTGCTTAGGCCcagctgaagggcagccctgaCCTTGAGCATACCACCTGTATCAccactgttttctttcatctgaaaaaacagaaaggttgtactccatctcctcctccaggTCACAgatgaagatattaaatgtTACAGGCCCCAGGACAGACACTTGAGATGCCACTTGTAACCATTTTCCAGGTAGCATGGCCCATTAACATGTTCTCTGTATTATTCCCTCTCCTAAGTGCTTCTTCATCATTAGAAAGTCTTGCCTATGCCATTAAAGGAAATGATGAAGCATAGGCAACTCTTTAGCAGAAGGCAGTTTCACAGACACTTTTTCCTACAATACCATCCTGCCTTTAATTCTCATGTTACTTAGCAATTAGTTACCTGCACTTCAATTGTATAGTCTTTCCCAGGCATAAAGCGGTTAACGTCCATATCCCACATCTCATTGAAAAGTTTAGAAAGTTCATGATTTAAGGCCTTCCTGCCAAGAAATCCAGAGAAATGCATGTTAAAAAAGACACATACTATTGTTTCTGAAAGTCACTTTTAGAGTCTTCTGTCACTCTAACCATGTTCTGAACATGGTTAGCGTGTCAGCAGGAAagttttctcctctccccacaCCTTGTTATCAGTCTGCTATAAAAACCATGGTGCTTATTGTCAATGTTAATATCTAAAGGATGCAGGTAATCTGTAAAAAAAAGCCAGTCTTCTCTGATGTTATTTTAGAATacattttaatgaagtttttgttaacaaaccattttttccacgcagtgaaataaaaatgaaggtgaTGGTGTTTCATTCAGAAAGATTCCATGTACAAACCAGAGGCAAGCAGGAGACTGTTaccagcacacagcagcactactcaacaaaacagaaggcaaaacTGTCGCATTAAGAGGTATAGCCAATCAACCATTATGGGTCAGGTCAGATTCAAGATATGGAACTATCATGGTCATGGATTCACCAGTAATGTAGCATGCCCTCACTCTAGTCACGTTCAATGAGAACTATCATGGCTAGGAACAATGTAATTAAGTggaatttattacagcaacttgtacacaggttctttggatttgTGTTGATAAAttcactgtctgcaaaagcaagctagcatgcgtAAAATACACAAGTACACAGTCCGGCTATTAACACATTGAAAAGGTACAAAAACTCTACagagatttctaagtttccTGGGGAGGCACCTGGTacaaccaagtgttcaaatttTACTTAAAGGCATCCCGGTGGGGTTGGGTGGGAGGAGAGACCCAACCCATCAGCTGATCCCTGAAGTCCCAATGGTGTCTTCCCTCACATCCTCTCTCTCTTaagccaatttatattattttcttttaggtggagcttgagtgactctagacAAGCATATCTTGGTTATGACTGGTAAAAAGTTTTGTCACTTTCGTTTAAAGccataggctccgagaaatttagagcacatgctcagtgaggggtggttgcaccttggaggtgggtagctttttggatggaggtgtgttttggtattataatgacaTTATAATGACATTATAATGAGAAAAAGTTCACCAGAATacagcattttgtcaaaaacatgacaggtccttggctcagggtggcaaatATGCAGACTCGGTGTGTACAAGATCAAGGTCTCGGTGTGTACAGGTCTCGGTGTGTACAAGATCAAGTCCCCATCTTgccacagagcctagccgtggtgtcttcATTCCATACTGTTCCTTAGAGTCAGCACACCAGGTTCATCAAGTGTGACAGCCTCTAAGGTTGaaagcctagggaacgctcaggtagTGCAGCTATACTCCACCCTGAAAGCTTTTTCAAGGCTGTAcatattctttaaaatttgaaaatcagTTTAATTTCCCAAGTCACCCCAGGCAGTTACCCCACAAAAGCATTCACTCTGTGATGCTTTTCTAGTAGTCTTACATaaacttttcctattttttttccttcaagactCTATGCTAGAGATGCTTTCCTTTGCCCAAATGCAGGGTTATCCTAGTATAAAGCTAGAGTGATGAAGGCTGACTAAGACTAAACACAACATCTGCATACCGtaaaatcctctctttcactGACCTCAGATGCTCATACAAACCTATCCAGGCTTACCCTTTCCtcattttaatggatttttgtCCTTCATAGTATGTAGAGTTTTCAGAAGTCTATCCATCCATATATCAATAAGTTTTGGGAAGGTTTGTTATTGTGATGAACTGCCCAAAGGTAGCTCCAGTTCCAGAGCATTATGTCCACACTAACACAAAAGATCACAGATCTTTTCCAACAAGAATAGAgtggagaagaaagagaagtggATTAAACTTACAATGACTGTCAGTTGAATTAACTGATTGCAAACCAGCACATGCATCAAAGCCTAGAAAAGAAATTCccaataattttaaatttctccTCCAAAGCAAATGCTTAAGAAaaatttcttaagaaaaaaattcttaagaaaaaaaaaagtgcagaagtTTGTCAACGTGGGCTTATCTTTCAAACAGCCATTTAAGCTACTTGTCTTGTTTTTAGTAACTGGTTCTTCCAGACTAGCCCAAGGCACCCTAGAGCCCTGCTTAACTTCCATACTGATATCTGTTATGTCCTCTCCTCCTGTTCTGGCCAGGATGGAGTTGCTTTCTGCATCCTCCAGTCAACCACAAATACTGCAGTGGCCACACCTGGGTTTGCCTGCAATCGGGATCTGAGCCACCATGTACCTCCGCTGCACTGGAGGCACTGACCATCTGCTGTCATTTGGGCTCTGCATTGCTTTGAGATCACGGGTGGAAAATGTACAAGATTGCTTTAATTGCTTGAATTGGGGTTGAATAGGTGTCAATaactgaaagaaggaaaaggattaaaaattcTGGTATATGGGAGTCAAAGGATATGTTTGTTGCTAGgacaaaatgtatttatgaaGGAGGATTTTTGCGTAGATCTTACAGTGCAGCAGAAGGA encodes the following:
- the LOC101791946 gene encoding poly(U)-specific endoribonuclease-A; protein product: MHFSGFLGRKALNHELSKLFNEMWDMDVNRFMPGKDYTIEVQGKAGAVQQGDSAVQDSAARHLFHNVNEDRLKSIKTFSTFISLLDNYETSTGVEEVVTPEEIAENNCFLDAILMTGVMKLAHEYLLKKNLAKPNLADFKYQLYDIWFQLYARKEGDRPDSCGFEHVFVGETRRGKQILGLHNWVQFYLQEKHNQIDYKGYITRKNKTRPDKDDQVLSIQFSWKGSVKPIGSTFIGVSPEFEFALYTVIFLLSEERVTCETVKIEEYELQIVVCRHGHHIGTAYPVLCSTSSEDQ